From Juglans regia cultivar Chandler chromosome 9, Walnut 2.0, whole genome shotgun sequence:
ATTTTGGGCAGGTGATTGTTCAAACATCACTAGGTAAAGAAGAGATGAAAGCCGCAATTCTAACATGTACCAACAAAGTGGAATAGTAGTTTATTATTCTCTGGTTTTTGTAAATTTCCATATTATGCTCGCCAATAAATTTAGAGCAAGAAAGATACACGAAAATCTTTTAAAGGCCAAGAGGGTCAGAAATTTCATGATCATTTATAGAGGCAAGTTTCTGTAATTTTCTTTCAAGTTGTAACAATCAATTATAGTGGTAGacttattattcttttgtttactTTGTGTTAGTAATTCAGTTCTAATGTGacctttttattttcctctgaGGGAGTAATGCAGCTGATTAACCTTCGATTTCATGGTCATCGAAATCGGTAGGCACTTGTATGGAATCTCTAGATGTACTCTGTTTCTGGCAAGTAGATCTTAGTTTCAACTTTTTACCAAGTAATAATTGGCTGGTTTTGACTATGGAGAGTGTATGATACTCGGGAGATGGGAATGTCACTTGTAACTGTTAATCAACAATGTGACACATATGTTGGGGGTTCATGTTCATTAAGCTTTAGGTTTTAAGGTTTCCATcaatgttctattttttttgcatGAGATCTGATGGAACTCTGATCTCAGAAGTTTCAAGTGGTATAATTATtgtaaaatgagttgtaaaagaATAGTAAAAGTCCATCGAAGACAATACAATGGTAGCATGCTATTTAAGGAcaggtttggttacacaaaataaaaataaaaatcttataatattttatttaatttttaacaaaagatttcatttcatcttatttgaaCTGTGTAATCAAACGAGATTTAAGTAGTTAATGAGTTTAAGACAAATACATATTCATTTCAAACagtcaatataaataatttattttttgttttaaattttaaatttatttaaaactcaGAAATGAAAATAGTAGGAATTAAAAACCCAAGGGGTCCGGCATATTTCCCATGCAAATTACAACTATCAACGTTAGTTCAACCTCTGTCTTTGACTTCCACCACGTTCACATCTTTCCGTTAGACGGGATGTCGTGTCGTGTTTGGTGGTATACAATAAAGAACATGAACCATGACCGTTGGGTTTTCTCATCGGGGGTGGTGCCTTTCAAAAATGTTACTTTCTCAGCTcaatttgcatttttattttgactatttttatttttttttaatttttaatttacttaataattaagaaaatgatattaacatttttttatattttttaaaaatactactCAGAATAACACCGCTCAATGCCCTCGCTACTTtacaatattctattattttcccAGACAGGACAAGCCCCTCTCCTCCGACTTCCTCTCTCACTGTCTCTCTTCATCAAGTCCCGATTACCACTACCTTCTGAGCTCCAGAAGgaactatttcttttttatgtttggttATTTGTTTTGAACATAAATTCCCACACATAATTTCTGACAGTGAAGGAGGGAAGGTGAAAAATGGGTGTCGGAACAAGCACCTTTGTTATCAGATGGATCAACTTTCTCACCATGGTAAGCTTTGTGCTCTTCATTTCCTTCTAATTTGTTTATAATCTACCTGATTTTTTTCACTTCGAAAGTTGATcctttttgtaaattttgaaaagttgatCCTTTAAGCGTGCTCGATTTCTTGGCTTTCTCTTATGTGGTGGGTTCTTTTTTAGTTCTCTTTAACGTCTGTTTGTTTCACTTCGGACAAATCGATTTTATCCGTCATTCGCTCTAAATCCGGTTTCCTACTTTTCAATCTGCTCTCAAAATGCTTTTATAGTTGATTCTGCAAATTCTTCTTCATGGTTTTTGGATTATGATGTAGCGGTACCCCATATTTTTAGCTCGCTACCcgtttatatttgaaattttatttaatttaccaAAAAGATACGGACAACTCTCATCGATGGTTAATAGAAGTGAATAACTTAAAGAATCGAAGCAACTAAGTAAATCATGTGCCTTGTGACAAGTTCCATATGGGGTTTGATCTGACTTCCTGTTCTCATCGTACAGCTTTTATCTGTAGCTGTCATAATTTTTGGAATATGGATGAGCACTCATCACGATGGCTGTCGAAGGTCTCTCACTCTCCCTGTTTTAGGACTTGGTGCTTTTATCTTTGTCATGTaagtttttctttctctattaaTGGACGCTGACACCTTCACATACTTCAATTCTTTTCCCTACACCTTATTCTCTAAACATTCACTTTCACGTTTCTGTTTTCCGTAACTTCAGATCTATAATCGGGTTTTTTGGCGCACTCAAAAACAGCTCCATACTCTTGTGGATTGTATCCTTTTCAAAATGAGTATTTGTGTGCTATCTACATtattccttttctctctcttttttttttgcggGTAGACCTTGACGCTTCTCTTGCAGTACCTGATTATGTTGTGCTTCGTTTTGGTGGGAATTCTGGTATTCACTGTAATGGCGTAAGTATATGTGAAGCTGAAGTGATTTGTCATCTCAAGTGAAGCTTATGATAGGCCTTGGATAACCTTTTTTAggactttataattttttttttcattagaattttatatttttctgcaATAACCCTGTTATGTTATTCTATATTTTGCTCTGGTTGCTAATGTATAAGTTTGAATGTTAACATCGCAGttttcaatctaaatatgcCCTTATGCCTATTGAGATTTGATTTTCGTTGAAAGCTACTTATTGGAATATTCTCTCAGGGGATAATCGCATTTAAGAGAGAAATCTAGTAAATAGGTGTTATATGTGTAGAAATGATGATTTGAGTATGGCTTGGTATGTATGTTTTCTTACAACTAAAGAAGTAAATATTCCAAAATGGTGTGTTTTGACATATCGAATGTTCATACACAGCCCTGAATTTATTTGGTTGGGGTGACCCCTAATTCATATCTAAAAAGATCCCCCTAAGTTCTTACCCAAACTTGAGGGCCTCAAGTTTGAGAGAGAGTGACATGATGTGGGCCGAACTCGAGGGGACCTTGATCTGCTTCATACATGCTCGAATTTTGTTtggatcatttattttttgtaggaacattttattatgtatttcgGATCTATTGTGATCATTCTTCTTATAAAAtgaatagtattatatattacttttaGGTGAATGCTGTGACAAAAACAGGGGATTCAGTGAAAACGAGGATGTTGTATGACATGTTGTGTGTAAATGGTTTGATCTTTGTTTTGGTCTATAATTAGAAGTATTCTCAACAAGTAACACGCCCTCTTTTACTAGTGcttgttaaaaattatataatatttacctattaaaaaattatataacttcCTGCCTTTATTTGTAGATTTATTGTAACGAATAATGGATCCGGTCATAGCGTTGCGGGATTGAGGTGAGAATGCATGCAATTCATTTGATAGCGTCTCCTTCACTTTGCTTTTGGTTGATAAAATGCCGTTTTGTGGTATTTACTGTAGAAATTCTTTTTGAATGGTATAAATTTGTCGtcacttcttttttgttttgattatattttgCATGGGTCTGTGACTAATCTATCCTCGTCTGGTTAGGTATAAAGAGTACCAGCTTCAAGAATACCATTCGTGGTTTCTAAAACAAGTAAGAATCTTTAGTTATTAGCAacgtaaagaatagtagtgtgACGTTGCCCTGTATTTGTACTTGATGTTGGTCTTTTTGTTTAGCTGAACAATACTCAAAACTGGAAGCGTTTGAAGAGTTGTCTTGTGAAATCTGAAGATTGCAATaacttattgaaaaaatataaggtccgattttgaaatttttttgttgaatttgcTCATCCATCTCCAGTGTAAACAGTGGTGATGTTTTTACTTTTGCCAACCATTtgattcaatatttttttagttcttgATTGCAGACTCTCAAACAATACAAGTTGGCAAAACTGAGTCCCATTGAAGCTGGCTGCTGCCGACCGCCATCTGAGTAGGTCCCTTACCATTGTAAAATTTACCCCAaggttttcatttctttttttaattttccaggATAGTTCCTTTACTGTATAAATTTAATTGTCAAACAGCCTGTTTTTATTCATTGAATGCCATGTacttgttgaaaaaaaattgcagatCCATTACATCACAATACAtgcattctaacaatatttctcAATGTATGATTACACTTTACATGATGCATGCAGTTTATGGCAGACAATAAGTCAGAATAGTGATGACTCATGTCActaacattattattttctgaaattcCACTCAATTACAGATGTGGTTATCCTGCTGTCAATGCTTCTTACTATGACTTGAGCTTTCATCCAATCAGCACCAGCAAGGATTGCAAACTTTACAAGAATTCCCGTGTCACCAAGTGCTATAACTGTGATTCCTGCAAGTAATCATCATCTGTACTCATgctcttttcctctttttcctaCTTGCTTGAAAATGTTCCCATTTTTGCTTTGAGGACTGTTAGAGCCACAAAAGAATTGTACAAAAGTAatcccacaaactgacgtgatttcatgtgatctgttgaatctactttacaataaagtAACTTCACAATCTGATGAACTACATCAAGTTAACTCAATTTGtaggattacttttgtgtaattcatttgtggCTAGATCATTAATCTTTTGCGTTTCACCAATTGCCAGGGCTGGTGTTGCACAATACATGAAAATTGAGTGGAGAGTAGTAGCTGTCTtcaatattgttttatttgttgtcCTGGTAAGACACTCCACTCTATTCCTCACCAACTTGTGACAGTTTTGGAAGTAATCTTTCCATAGCACCCTTTGATCAGTCAGTAAATAATAATGCCCTGACTTCCATATTTCATTTGTTGTGCAATGTAGTCGATGATATACTTTGTGGGGTGCTGTGCGAGACGAAATGCTGCCCAGAACCCTTCTAAAGCATGAAGAGGAGAGAGACTACTAATTTTCAGGAACCTCGATTAGAAAATAGAAAGACCCCATTGTTCTAATTACCgtttttcttgaaaagaaaCATTGAAGTGAGCAACTGTTGTCTCATGCAGTGGGTTGGAAGTTTGGAACGGTTTTTAATGGAAGCGTTGCATTAACCGTGTacaaatttttaagttttctgATGTTATGGAAacaaattgttttaatttatggtTACCTTCTGGAAGGATGCTCTAGTTTTTAACACGAGAAATATGAAAGTTCATAGTTTCTCAATTCCTCCTAAACATGGATTTctatatttcttcaaaaaaaaaaaaaaaaactctttcaaCTTCCAAAACAAATTCCAATAAACTAGGTCGTTTAAATAAGTTCCCAATACACAACATGTTTGCAATATATGCTGACCAAAAATGAAACATAGCCAGATAGCTTTATTCAATCTCCACTCCAGGTTcccccagaaaaaaaaaaggaaaaatgtacCAACTGCATGGACCGAAGAAACTGCAACGAAATGTAGTATAAAAGATAAGCAATTGCATTATATTGCATCAACTATCAATTAAAAGGTAGACACTTCTGTCTGCTCAAAGTAGAGGCCGGAAGGTCCACCTTCTGGCATCAAAGCCAGCATTACAGGACCTTTAGCACCTTCTTCGACACTCAACACCCCGGTGTTGCCATTCAAGTCTGTTTTGGTGTGGCCGGGACTAACCGAGTTAATGGCAATGTCGCGATAGTTCTTAGCCAGAACTCTTGTATAAGCATTGAGAGCTGCCTTGGAGATCATATACGCATAAAAAATTTTAGGCCACCCTTTGATTTCTACCAAATTCTCCTTAACATCTTCTAAAAACCCTTCCACCACCTTGTCCACTTTCTCTTCTGTGAGTTCATCTACATCTCCTAGCTCCTTTCTTGTATTCTCATTTGAAATAAACTGAAATACAAAACATacccatttaaaaattaatctttcaAACAATTTTCAGCACCAAATTATGTTTATAGAATTTCTATAAAGTTTTGATCTTGCACCTAATCATCATAGACAACCATTAAGATTCCCCAAGTTCTGCTTTGAATTATCACCAGAGATCACTTGGTTGCATCTAAAGTACATAATAAAACTACTAGTATGTTACCTGTAGTTGTCCCAAGAGGAAGGAGACATTTACTATTCTTGGTGAATTAGACAATTGTAGAAGTGGAATGAGAGCTTTGCAAACTAGCAAACTAGCTTGATCCCATactatttaaaatttctattgTCCAGACACTAGGCTGGATGTCCACTCTCTATCGTTCATTAGTGGGATCTTGTctcttggagctccaagaaataGCCCACGATTTCTCGTTTGAGCTACGAATCCGAGCATCAAGCGCTCGCTCTCACTATAGCTGAAGTTTTATGGCTTACTCATCTCCTATGTGATCTTTAGGTCACTTTAACCCACCGACCTTTACTTCTTTGTGACAACAAAGTGCTATTTTTTTGAGCTCCAATCTCGTATCCCATAAGCGCGTCAAACACATCGACCTTGATTATCATTTTCTACGTGAACTTATTGTTGTTGGAACTCTTTGTCTTCAGCATGTTTCGTCCCACTTGCAACTGGTCGACGTCTCCACCAAGAGTGTTTCACGGgatctttatgttttttttccgATCCAAGCTTCGAGTGTGTGTTAATCCTACTCTTAGCTTACAGGGGGCTGTAGAGGATTCCAGTAAATCAGTTATTGATTTACGGAATCCTCCTTCATCTTATCCTCCTTGATTATAGGAGATACAGTTTTCCCtttgtaattatatttcctATTTTATCTCTTTGTATTCAAACTATACTCTGTTTTGTATACATCAATATAAACGAAATACTCCACCAGAGAGAAGTGTGGTGGTTTTACAAATATTGTTAGTTTAGATATCCCAATCCAAGTCCTTTGTTGGCCCCCGTTACAACTGCAATCCTAGGAAGATGATGTTTGAAACATGTGCAGAAGCATAGAAATGGAGGGTGTCATCATTAATCACACTATAATCTCAAGGCTTATTTATATTAGAGAACATCAAACGAACCAAATTTTAAGTACCTCTTCGTCCCTGAAGTTGGATTCCTTTTTGGTTATGTTTCTGCCATTTGTGTGGAATTTCTATGGTTCTtgctctagtttttttttttttttctaagcaagcagTTTCATAAATAAACTAAGGGGTACAAGATACAAGATTCAATGGGGTGAGAGTCCTCAAACAAACatcccaaaacaaacaaacgcaacaccaataaaaacaaaaaaatggatctGGAGCCAAAATTTGGCTCCCACCCATTTCCCCATAAAGGGAAGCTGCTTTGAAGTGGATTTTGAATAGTCTGATAAACAGACTATTAAATTGCGACTAAAAGTCGCAGTGAGACGGTGTGTGCTGTAACTTGTTTGTTTGGAATGGCTGGAAGAGACTTTCACGCTCACTTTCATCTGATCCTCGGTTAGGGAAAGCGGGAACATAGGATATCAACCAAAAACTGTGTCGAGTTGCCGACAAAGGGCCAACACAGGCGATGGTGGCACGTGCAGGACACGCACCACCATTGGAGTGTAAAGGAGAGTCAGATACAGAGGATTCGAAGCCTATATTGCCCGCGGGGCCGTGCGTGCGTGGCTTCAAAAGTATCAACAGAACACGACAGCGCGTGGAAGTCTCGCAAAGGATAAGCCGTGCATGCGACGAACGCGCCCAACAAATGAGCGGATTCCTTCTGCAAACTAAAAGATCGGCAACTAGAGAGGCAGAATGAGTGGTGCATGTTGGTTGGAGGTCGTCGGAAAGTAGGAGATCGGCATATTTCAGCGCTATAGAGAAAAACGtaagacaaaaaaatagaaaaaatagacaaaacaggaaaagataatattaaagtGTTACTACAATTGGCTAGGGAAGGAGgtgggaggagccgaagctccaaaCCCCCTCCGCCCAGTGGATGGGAAGAAATCATGGCTAAGGCAAATGAGTTTTCGCCTGGGATAGAGAGAAAAGGTTAAGGTAGGTTTGCTCTTGGTTTTAATTACTTAAAGCTTATAGGTATTTATGGTAAGAGCAGTATAGCACGAGACCCGTCTctaggtttttttgtttttaatttgtttttaatatttgtaaacatttctttttttaaaaaaattacaatatcactgaaagatatttctttaattaataagtaaaaaaaaaaattatcgagaCCCAAAAAGGATTCATCAACGTTCGGCAACTCTAGCATTTTGTTAGTAACTGGTTTATCTCTTGAATTTCTACGTAGGCCGTGTCATCTTCGGATCTTCCTTTCTCTGTCTCCGATCTAGTCGTAACCTAGTAGGTAGGCAATGATatcttttgatcttttttttttttttattattatttttgagtcTTCGTGTGCTGTTCAGTGATTTATATTCTTCTGGCGGCATACGTACTCTGTGACATCATCCATTCACAGGCGGTCCATTCACAGaaacctcctttttttttttttttccttctttttttaagtttcGCTATTTATGCAATTTTTAAACTGCAACCTCAAAGAGGTCAttagctaattttttcaaattttaaaataaaataaaaaaataatttaaattttttaaattttaaaataaaaataatattaaaatataatattataataatattttaactttttaatatttttattcaatttttttctctaattttttaaaatttcataaaacatcttaatataaatcattttactattatcacaaactattttattactattaacaaatttttcatctcatatatataatcaaacaagACCTCATTATACCATGTAAggttaaaaataatgttaaaatataatcttaaaatgtataattcttgtacattctttttaaaaaagggacacttcattaaaaattgaaaaatgatagttacaatGAGTGCGTAAACGATgtgtaattatttaagaaaaaaatgaataaatatgaaactcatataaaaaaataataattttttaatagtagaactcattctttttcaaaatgactgtataatacttatactacaGTCTACACTATGATTGCATGTAATATTAgtcttaaaaattatatcttttatataaattttagacaTGTCGACTTtctttaaaagaagaaaagaaaagaaaaaatcgttAGGATTgcatataaatttttcaaaaactgtACAAATCGTTCCCTAAAATTATGGATTTGGTTCAGATTGGCATGTGGTCCAACGTTTCTAAAtctactttctattttattgttcCAATTCTAAATTACAAATCTAGTAGTGGCAAGAAAATGGGAAGTCTACGATACCATATATAATCGAAGAGACAATTCTTAAATACCATCGCTtcttatatatctttatatataattataacactCTATCTTCTTTATAACGTTAGTAATTATCTTTTCAATATATCTACAAGTCTCTCTGTCTCCCTCCCCCTCCAAAAAATACATGAACCCTATTAGAACTCCTCcttaaacaaatattatatatatatatatatttaataatacatTTCAGTGTTTTTCAACTAAGGTCTCCTTTAACATGTGTActtatatttatcttaaaatattacAACTCAGAAATAAATTGCAATATACTAGGCAGATGGAGGGTATCCAAGTTAGATGAAATTGATTTGGCAAATTGTATGTTGATGGCATTGAACTATCTCGAGATGGTAGGTCAATGCAAGTCAAGTAGGAAACACTAATTCTTCCTTAATTTGGGACATTTTTAAGCATGTATCGATATTTTGAGCATAATTTTGTCTACAGATATTGAATTCATGTATATCACCCCAATTTGGAAATCACTTTTCGGCACATCGTGGTCACCCATCTATGCTTGGTGTGCATTATtttcaagcccaaaatcaactGTTTTCCCTTCAAATAtccaattttaaatattgtttttccttttttggtaaTATTTCGTTTCTCAGTTGGGAAGTgattttgatttcatttttgGCCAAATTTTTGGTAGATTCTTTATTTAcgtatttatttttggtatgtTTATTaggatttttctatttttagtaaaatcttaatattttcaattttatagcTATTTCAACCCAGTTTGTGGATTTGGTTGGACATTCTGAAGTTTTGGTCATTTTCAATAGAAAACAA
This genomic window contains:
- the LOC108997021 gene encoding tetraspanin-10 isoform X2, whose protein sequence is MGVGTSTFVIRWINFLTMLLSVAVIIFGIWMSTHHDGCRRSLTLPVLGLGAFIFVISIIGFFGALKNSSILLWIYLIMLCFVLVGILVFTVMAFIVTNNGSGHSVAGLRYKEYQLQEYHSWFLKQTLKQYKLAKLSPIEAGCCRPPSECGYPAVNASYYDLSFHPISTSKDCKLYKNSRVTKCYNCDSCKAGVAQYMKIEWRVVAVFNIVLFVVLSMIYFVGCCARRNAAQNPSKA
- the LOC108997036 gene encoding short-chain dehydrogenase/reductase 2b-like yields the protein MIIKVDVFDALMGYEIGAQKNSTLLSQRSKVWDQASLLVCKALIPLLQLSNSPRIVNVSFLLGQLQFISNENTRKELGDVDELTEEKVDKVVEGFLEDVKENLVEIKGWPKIFYAYMISKAALNAYTRVLAKNYRDIAINSVSPGHTKTDLNGNTGVLSVEEGAKGPVMLALMPEGGPSGLYFEQTEVSTF
- the LOC108997021 gene encoding tetraspanin-10 isoform X1; the protein is MGVGTSTFVIRWINFLTMLLSVAVIIFGIWMSTHHDGCRRSLTLPVLGLGAFIFVISIIGFFGALKNSSILLWIYLIMLCFVLVGILVFTVMAFIVTNNGSGHSVAGLRYKEYQLQEYHSWFLKQLNNTQNWKRLKSCLVKSEDCNNLLKKYKTLKQYKLAKLSPIEAGCCRPPSECGYPAVNASYYDLSFHPISTSKDCKLYKNSRVTKCYNCDSCKAGVAQYMKIEWRVVAVFNIVLFVVLSMIYFVGCCARRNAAQNPSKA